GGCAAAAGAATACATTGAGAAGTTGGAAGGTAAGCAAGGCGATATTTTCCTCGAGAAGTACAATGAGTGTACGCTTGATTCTGAAGCAACAAACAAGCTTGCAGAGATTTCTGATGATTATGTATTCGTTGTTATGAGCGCAGCATGGTGTGGTGACTGCAAAGAGATGGTTCCGACACTGGCCAAGTTGGAGGAAGAAGCCGGACTTGACGTGAGGGTGTTTGGTGGTATCAAAACTGATCCTCTCAACAAAGACCGACAATGGAGGATCCCACCATCTCCGCCCGAAATGGAGGAGTGGAGCGTGACCGCCATTCCATGGGTCACGATTTTTGACAAAGACGGAGTCCAGCGTGGAGCAATTATAGAGAAGCCTCGAGTAGAAGATACTATTGAAGCTGAAATTCTGCACGTGCTCAGACATAAATAGGATGATTTCCATCTAGAGAACTAGCTTGAGGAGGTATATG
This genomic stretch from Candidatus Thorarchaeota archaeon harbors:
- a CDS encoding thioredoxin family protein, which encodes MTTTFMGNLSSYTRFDMVDLDDIRSRTVTAKEYIEKLEGKQGDIFLEKYNECTLDSEATNKLAEISDDYVFVVMSAAWCGDCKEMVPTLAKLEEEAGLDVRVFGGIKTDPLNKDRQWRIPPSPPEMEEWSVTAIPWVTIFDKDGVQRGAIIEKPRVEDTIEAEILHVLRHK